The following are encoded in a window of Oncorhynchus mykiss isolate Arlee chromosome Y, USDA_OmykA_1.1, whole genome shotgun sequence genomic DNA:
- the LOC110509876 gene encoding C-C motif chemokine 19: MSLRLAALLLLTSVLWSHAAANTDKAMDCCLTTTDAKLPHRVVKSFHIQTVSGGCRIPATVFVTRKNLRLCAPPATNNNWVTKLIKQLKRKSQNGKARKGKNGKNSRH, from the exons ATGTCCTTACGGTTGGCTGCACTTCTTCTGTTGACATCAGTCCTCTGGAGCCATGCAGCAG caaaCACAGATAAAGCAATGGACTGCTGCTTGACAACAACCGATGCCAAACTTCCCCACAGAGTGGTGAAGTCATTCCATATCCAGACAGTCAGTGGAGGATGTCGGATACCTGCCACTGT GTTTGTCACGAGGAAGAATCTTAGACTGTGTGCTCCTCCTGCCACCAATAACAACTGGGTGACCAAACTCATCAAGCAACTGAAGAGGAAATCGCAGAATGGAAAGGCCAGAAAAGGGAAAAATG GCAAGAACAGTAGACACTGA